In one Corynebacterium bovis DSM 20582 = CIP 54.80 genomic region, the following are encoded:
- a CDS encoding FecCD family ABC transporter permease, with protein MTRPAVRRTVGLAGLGVALVLLLALSVAVGSNPLPLDTVWRMLTSPDGSFEAIIVRDQRIPRTVLVVVVGAALGVAGALMQSLTRNPLADPGILGVNAGASLAVVLAVAVTGITSVWFYLWFAFAGAAAAAVAVYLLGGGGRRAPDPAQLALAGVAVSMAVSAVVQGVVLSNTNAFNEFRFWVAGSAEGRGYPVTLAVLGFIVAGLILAALVAPALNALALGDESGRSLGVHVARTRVLVVVAITLLAGAATAAVGPLMFLGLVVPFVARAICGPDQRWITPTCILAAPVVALVADVAARTVVAPQEVQLGIMTALLGGPVFIAVVRRRRIEAL; from the coding sequence GTGACCCGGCCCGCGGTCCGTCGCACCGTCGGGCTCGCCGGCCTCGGCGTCGCCCTCGTCCTGCTGCTGGCCCTCTCGGTGGCCGTCGGTTCCAACCCGCTGCCCCTCGACACCGTGTGGCGGATGCTCACCTCCCCCGACGGGTCCTTCGAGGCGATCATCGTCCGGGACCAGCGCATCCCCCGGACGGTGCTCGTCGTCGTCGTGGGCGCCGCGCTCGGGGTCGCCGGGGCCCTCATGCAGTCCCTGACCCGGAACCCGTTGGCCGACCCCGGCATCCTCGGCGTCAACGCGGGGGCGTCCCTCGCCGTCGTCCTCGCCGTGGCGGTCACCGGGATCACGTCGGTCTGGTTCTACCTGTGGTTCGCGTTCGCCGGGGCCGCGGCCGCCGCCGTCGCGGTGTACCTCCTCGGGGGCGGTGGCCGTCGTGCCCCCGACCCCGCCCAGCTGGCCCTCGCCGGGGTCGCCGTGAGCATGGCGGTGTCCGCGGTCGTCCAGGGGGTCGTGCTGAGCAACACCAACGCGTTCAACGAGTTCCGGTTCTGGGTCGCCGGGTCCGCGGAGGGCCGCGGGTACCCGGTGACCCTCGCGGTGCTCGGGTTCATCGTCGCGGGGCTGATCCTCGCGGCCCTCGTCGCCCCGGCTCTCAACGCCCTCGCCCTCGGCGACGAGTCGGGCCGGTCGCTCGGCGTGCACGTCGCCCGCACGCGGGTGCTCGTCGTCGTCGCGATCACGCTGCTCGCCGGCGCGGCGACGGCGGCCGTCGGCCCGCTGATGTTCCTCGGCCTCGTCGTGCCGTTCGTCGCCCGCGCGATCTGCGGCCCGGACCAGCGGTGGATCACGCCGACGTGCATCCTCGCCGCCCCGGTCGTCGCCCTCGTCGCGGACGTCGCGGCGCGGACCGTCGTCGCGCCGCAGGAGGTGCAGCTCGGGATCATGACCGCCCTGCTCGGCGGACCTGTCTTCATCGCGGTGGTGCGCCGCCGCCGGATCGAGGCGCTGTGA
- the aspS gene encoding aspartate--tRNA ligase: protein MLRTHLAGELRSDNVGETVTLTGWVSRRRDHGGVIFIDLRDRSGVAQVVFRESEVADRAHALRSEYCVRVTGVVEARPEGSSNPNLASGDIEVNVSDLEILNESTALPFQIDDPASGGEVGEETRLRYRYLDLRRATQGDALRLRSRVNAAARGVLAAHDFTEIETPTLTRSTPEGARDFLVPARLRPGTFYALPQSPQLFKQLLMVAGMERYYQIARCYRDEDFRADRQPEFTQLDVEMSFVDQEDVISLAEEILVALWREIGYEIPTPIPRMTYADAMRLYGSDKPDLRFDITITECAEFFRDTTFRVFQNEYVGAVVMAGGADQPRRQLDAWQEWAKQRGAKGLAYILVGEDGELSGPVAKNITEAERAGIAAHVGAEPGDCIFFAAGDTKSSRALLGAARDEIARKLGLIRDGDWAFTWIVDAPLFEPAADATASGDVALGHSSWTAVHHAFTSPKPEWIDSFDENPGEATAYAYDIVCNGNEIGGGSIRIHRRDVQERVFAVMGIGEEEAREKFGFLLDAFAFGAPPHGGIAFGWDRIVSLLGGFDSIRDVIAFPKSGGGVDPLTDAPSEITAAQRKDAGIDAKPRRRDAAQPEGTAPAGDGRK from the coding sequence GTGCTGCGGACCCATCTCGCCGGCGAACTGCGCTCCGACAATGTAGGAGAGACCGTCACCCTTACGGGGTGGGTCTCCCGCCGCCGCGACCACGGCGGGGTGATCTTCATCGACCTCCGCGACCGCTCCGGCGTCGCCCAGGTCGTCTTCCGGGAGAGTGAGGTCGCCGACCGCGCCCACGCCCTGCGCAGCGAGTACTGCGTGCGCGTGACCGGCGTCGTCGAGGCCCGCCCGGAGGGGTCGTCGAACCCCAACCTCGCCTCCGGCGACATCGAGGTCAACGTCTCCGACCTCGAGATCCTCAACGAGTCGACGGCGCTGCCCTTCCAGATCGACGACCCGGCGTCGGGCGGCGAGGTCGGCGAGGAGACCCGCCTGCGGTACCGCTACCTCGACCTCCGCCGGGCGACGCAGGGCGACGCGCTGCGGCTGCGCTCCCGCGTCAACGCCGCCGCCCGCGGCGTCCTCGCCGCGCACGACTTCACGGAGATCGAGACCCCGACCCTCACCCGGTCCACCCCCGAGGGCGCGCGGGACTTCCTCGTCCCCGCCCGGCTGCGCCCGGGGACCTTCTACGCGCTGCCCCAGTCGCCCCAGCTGTTCAAGCAGCTGCTCATGGTCGCGGGCATGGAGCGCTACTACCAGATCGCCCGGTGCTACCGGGACGAGGACTTCCGGGCCGACCGGCAGCCGGAGTTCACGCAGCTCGACGTCGAGATGAGCTTCGTCGACCAGGAGGACGTCATCTCCCTCGCCGAGGAGATCCTCGTCGCCCTGTGGCGGGAGATCGGGTACGAGATCCCGACGCCGATCCCGCGCATGACCTACGCCGACGCCATGCGGCTCTACGGGTCCGACAAGCCCGACCTGCGCTTCGACATCACGATCACCGAGTGCGCGGAGTTCTTCCGGGACACGACCTTCCGCGTGTTCCAGAACGAGTACGTCGGCGCCGTCGTCATGGCCGGCGGGGCCGACCAGCCCCGCCGCCAGCTCGACGCCTGGCAGGAGTGGGCGAAGCAGCGCGGGGCCAAGGGCCTGGCGTACATCCTCGTCGGCGAGGACGGGGAGCTGTCCGGCCCGGTCGCGAAGAACATCACCGAGGCCGAGCGGGCGGGCATCGCCGCCCACGTCGGCGCGGAGCCGGGCGACTGCATCTTCTTCGCCGCCGGGGACACGAAGTCCTCCCGGGCGCTGCTCGGCGCGGCCCGCGACGAGATCGCCCGGAAGCTCGGCCTCATCCGCGACGGCGACTGGGCCTTCACGTGGATCGTCGACGCCCCGCTGTTCGAGCCGGCCGCCGACGCGACGGCGTCGGGCGACGTCGCCCTCGGCCACTCCTCGTGGACCGCCGTGCACCACGCGTTCACGTCGCCCAAGCCGGAGTGGATCGACTCCTTCGACGAGAACCCGGGGGAGGCGACGGCGTACGCCTACGACATCGTCTGCAACGGCAACGAGATCGGCGGCGGCTCGATCCGTATCCACCGCCGCGACGTCCAGGAGCGGGTGTTCGCCGTCATGGGCATCGGTGAGGAGGAGGCCCGGGAGAAGTTCGGGTTCCTCCTCGACGCCTTCGCCTTCGGCGCCCCGCCGCACGGCGGCATCGCGTTCGGCTGGGACCGGATCGTCAGCCTCCTCGGCGGGTTCGACTCGATCCGCGACGTCATCGCGTTCCCGAAGTCCGGCGGCGGCGTCGACCCCCTCACCGACGCCCCGTCGGAGATCACCGCCGCGCAGCGGAAGGACGCCGGCATCGACGCGAAGCCGCGGCGCCGGGACGCAGCACAGCCGGAGGGCACCGCGCCCGCCGGGGACGGCCGGAAGTGA
- a CDS encoding ABC transporter substrate-binding protein, with protein sequence MQHSEETRPMPHLRYASTPPPRAARRPSRHPAVAVLAAVLSALVAAVTLTACGGTGATVAGETRTVTDVEGTTVTVPAAPQRVVALSEPVLDGLLSLDVTPVGVVAGRGQRAVSPYLPESARTLPLVGRVGQPNFEAIGTVRPDLILIDGTSVNNNPPIIAQLRQIAPVVYTGYAGGDWRENFRRVADAVNLGDRADGVLGRYDDEARTLAGELGRYADKTFSIVRWQGNSASLILNDLPPGRALKDVGLRRPPAQDRDGRGHSEPVSEENLRDIDADYMFFGTLGGSSVANPDAGGAADVEGARRALEDARSRPAFAALRAVTEDHVIPVDGSSWTSTGGPLLMTSILRDIREDLL encoded by the coding sequence ATGCAGCACTCCGAGGAGACCCGACCCATGCCCCACCTCCGGTACGCCTCCACCCCGCCGCCCCGGGCGGCGCGACGCCCCTCCCGCCACCCGGCGGTCGCCGTCCTCGCCGCCGTGCTCTCGGCCCTCGTCGCGGCGGTGACGCTCACCGCGTGCGGCGGCACCGGCGCCACGGTGGCGGGTGAGACGCGGACCGTCACCGACGTCGAGGGCACGACCGTCACGGTCCCCGCCGCCCCGCAGCGGGTCGTCGCCCTCTCCGAGCCGGTCCTCGACGGACTGCTCTCCCTCGACGTGACGCCGGTCGGCGTCGTCGCCGGCCGCGGCCAGCGGGCGGTGTCACCGTACCTCCCCGAGTCGGCGCGGACACTCCCCCTCGTCGGCCGCGTCGGCCAGCCGAACTTCGAGGCGATCGGCACCGTCCGCCCCGACCTCATCCTCATCGACGGCACGAGCGTCAACAACAACCCGCCGATCATCGCCCAGCTCCGCCAGATCGCCCCCGTCGTCTACACCGGCTACGCCGGCGGCGACTGGCGGGAGAACTTCCGCCGGGTCGCCGACGCCGTCAACCTCGGCGACCGGGCCGACGGCGTCCTCGGCCGGTACGACGACGAGGCCCGGACCCTCGCCGGCGAGCTCGGCCGGTACGCGGACAAGACGTTCTCCATCGTCCGCTGGCAGGGCAACTCCGCGTCGCTCATCCTCAACGACCTCCCGCCCGGGCGGGCGCTGAAGGACGTCGGCCTCCGGCGACCGCCGGCCCAGGACCGGGACGGCCGCGGGCACTCCGAACCGGTCTCGGAGGAGAACCTCCGCGACATCGACGCCGACTACATGTTCTTCGGCACGCTCGGCGGGTCGAGCGTGGCCAACCCCGACGCCGGCGGGGCCGCGGACGTCGAGGGGGCCCGCCGCGCCCTCGAGGACGCCCGGTCGCGCCCGGCCTTCGCCGCCCTGCGGGCCGTGACGGAGGACCACGTCATCCCGGTCGACGGGTCCTCGTGGACCTCCACCGGCGGCCCGCTGCTCATGACGTCGATCCTGCGCGACATCCGCGAGGACCTCCTCTGA
- the ypfJ gene encoding KPN_02809 family neutral zinc metallopeptidase, translating into MTFNGNIQGSGGRSSSGGGGGAGGGLGGGGFGGGGGGMGGLLIGLLLSRGGRGGVVGLIVVAAVLFFMNGGASMFSGDTGKGTDTAAECRTVDDFNTKVDCRIDGTATSLDRVWGQVLPAEAGIRYTQPDVLRVSGQTRTGCGAADATASGPFYCPSDTTVYIGTGFFDQLARMGGSDGPFSQMYVLAHEFGHHIQKLQGTIGLSDYNDPGPDSNAVKMELQADCYAGLWASHADQGDDAVLEPITQDQVEQAVTSAKAIGDDAIQSSSGQGVDPGEWTHGSSEQRRDSFLRGYQGGTMASCRADFNR; encoded by the coding sequence GTGACTTTCAACGGGAACATCCAGGGCTCCGGCGGCCGCAGCTCCTCCGGCGGGGGCGGCGGCGCCGGAGGAGGCCTCGGCGGCGGAGGCTTCGGCGGGGGCGGCGGGGGCATGGGCGGACTGCTCATCGGACTGCTGCTCAGCCGCGGCGGACGGGGCGGGGTCGTCGGGCTCATCGTCGTCGCCGCGGTGCTGTTCTTCATGAACGGCGGCGCGTCGATGTTCTCCGGGGACACCGGGAAGGGCACGGACACCGCGGCCGAGTGCCGGACGGTCGACGACTTCAACACGAAGGTGGACTGCCGGATCGACGGCACCGCCACCTCGCTCGACCGCGTGTGGGGGCAGGTCCTCCCGGCCGAGGCGGGCATCCGGTACACGCAGCCGGACGTCCTGCGCGTCAGCGGACAAACCCGCACCGGCTGCGGGGCGGCGGACGCCACGGCGTCGGGACCCTTCTACTGCCCCTCCGACACGACCGTCTATATCGGCACGGGCTTCTTCGACCAGCTGGCCCGGATGGGCGGGTCCGACGGCCCGTTCTCCCAGATGTACGTCCTGGCCCACGAGTTCGGGCACCACATCCAGAAGCTCCAGGGCACCATCGGGCTGTCGGACTACAACGACCCGGGCCCGGACTCGAACGCCGTGAAGATGGAGCTCCAGGCCGACTGTTACGCGGGCCTGTGGGCGAGCCACGCCGACCAGGGGGACGACGCCGTGCTCGAGCCCATCACCCAGGACCAGGTCGAGCAGGCGGTGACGTCCGCGAAGGCGATCGGCGACGACGCCATCCAGTCCTCCTCCGGCCAGGGCGTCGACCCCGGCGAGTGGACGCACGGCTCGTCGGAGCAGCGGCGGGACAGCTTCCTCCGCGGGTACCAGGGCGGGACGATGGCGTCCTGCCGCGCGGACTTCAACCGGTGA
- a CDS encoding phosphotransferase, translated as MSIETTVAAASHLLANRFGGAQELSQPEDLGGDGPALVLRVRVAPNPFLQERTVVVKQLPPLSDDAGDSGAAMIREVVAYQYTNTLAEHLRPGPLLLAHDLDQRLMILSDAGDGVSFTDVLTLGDAEARRSGLRKLGRALGTMHAATSSGEASFETLHRRQCMKHGVDPDGELSRDVDVAGLASTGIRLLEDDGVPVNPTVRAFAEDSSSRHGHQHLRAFTPFDLTPDNIMLTERVVFLDYEWAGFRDVAFDVASVIAGFPQDTTTPLPDEGDVTEFIAAWRSEVEAAWPAVRDDAVLAGSVMTALIGWALMGLSLLHYGTLDVRRAGQAGPGVTRGDGSHISTMPQEHLRDLATTAEAIRRFAGAMDDPRFPAVGEFAGALLERLARLGATPQVR; from the coding sequence ATGAGCATCGAAACGACCGTCGCGGCGGCCAGCCACCTGCTGGCGAACCGCTTCGGCGGAGCGCAGGAGCTCTCCCAGCCGGAGGATCTCGGCGGGGACGGCCCGGCCCTCGTGCTGCGCGTCCGCGTCGCCCCGAACCCCTTCCTCCAGGAGCGGACCGTCGTCGTCAAGCAGCTTCCCCCGCTCAGCGACGACGCCGGCGACTCCGGCGCGGCGATGATCCGCGAGGTCGTCGCCTACCAGTACACGAACACCCTCGCCGAGCACCTGCGGCCCGGCCCGCTGCTCCTCGCGCACGACCTCGACCAGCGGCTCATGATCCTCTCCGACGCCGGCGACGGCGTGAGCTTCACCGACGTCCTCACCCTCGGCGACGCGGAGGCCCGCCGTTCGGGCCTGCGCAAGCTCGGCCGCGCCCTGGGGACGATGCACGCGGCGACGTCGTCCGGGGAGGCGAGCTTCGAGACGCTCCACCGGCGGCAGTGCATGAAGCACGGCGTCGACCCGGACGGGGAGCTCAGCCGCGACGTCGACGTCGCGGGGCTCGCCTCGACGGGTATCCGGCTGCTCGAGGACGACGGGGTCCCGGTGAACCCGACCGTCCGCGCGTTCGCGGAGGACTCGTCGTCGCGGCACGGCCACCAGCACCTCCGGGCGTTCACCCCCTTCGACCTCACGCCCGACAACATCATGCTCACCGAGCGCGTGGTCTTCCTCGACTACGAGTGGGCGGGCTTCCGCGACGTCGCCTTCGACGTCGCCAGCGTCATCGCGGGCTTCCCGCAGGACACGACGACCCCGCTGCCCGACGAGGGCGACGTCACGGAGTTCATCGCGGCGTGGCGCTCCGAGGTCGAGGCCGCGTGGCCCGCGGTGCGGGACGACGCCGTCCTCGCCGGCTCGGTCATGACGGCGCTCATCGGCTGGGCGCTCATGGGCCTGTCCCTGCTGCACTACGGCACGCTCGACGTCCGCCGCGCCGGCCAGGCGGGCCCCGGGGTCACCCGGGGCGACGGCAGCCACATCAGCACGATGCCGCAGGAGCACCTCCGGGACCTCGCGACGACGGCGGAGGCCATCCGGCGCTTCGCCGGCGCGATGGACGACCCGCGGTTCCCGGCGGTGGGGGAGTTCGCCGGCGCGCTGCTCGAGCGGCTCGCCCGCCTCGGGGCGACGCCGCAGGTCCGGTGA